A genomic region of Homalodisca vitripennis isolate AUS2020 chromosome 5, UT_GWSS_2.1, whole genome shotgun sequence contains the following coding sequences:
- the LOC124362978 gene encoding zinc finger protein 771-like, whose amino-acid sequence MCEIKNLDRLCRICTEEGEGTSIFGEEGKRNKLEAKIKSYLHIEVSKEDHLPKIVCSNCTVKLDGHHQFALMALKMQEKLLGLVGNQNNEASSSNGQINGENDDEIEDEEGDYDEEDDDGEDEEEEDEEGNEEDEEEKDGTDYSGSLLHSILTHGRQQMNREGSSSGAEVTEVEVRIDPMLFLSGQDDNSEDMDDSEPPQSSKDQVNGSGDTKEAKPYQCTVCPRGFNSEISLQNHLWSHLSRKVLSDTDLNSRLRSHKKGSVFSSNGVLHTIRDLPLTHPYLCPICGRQISTKGNLKVHLETHRPKGKYDCDICGRIFKTQSNLYRHKEYHGGVQFTCEVCARVYPTKSTLRAHSITHSDLRPHQCPLCDKTFKRNQDLKFHINQHTGARPYKCPFCPKAFASSGNCFSHRKRMHPSELEKYKEMTNGYVQ is encoded by the exons ATGTGTGAAATTAAAAATCTCGACCGATTGTGTCGGATTTGCACAGAAGAGGGCGAAGGAACCAGTATATTCGGTGAAGAAGGAAAACGTAATAAATTAGAAGCGAAGATTAAGAGCTACTTGCACATAGAG GTTTCAAAAGAAGACCATCTACCCAAAATAGTTTGTTCAAACTGTACAGTCAAACTCGATGGACACCACCAGTTTGCATTGATGGCtttgaaaatgcaagaaaaactGCTCGGTTTAGTAGGAAACCAGAATAATGAGGCTTCCTCAAGCAATGGACAAATAAATGGTGAAAATGATGATGAAATAGAAGATGAAGAAGGTGACTATGATGAAGAGGATGATGATGGTGAAGATGAGGAAGAAGAGGATGAAGAAGGAAATgaggaagatgaagaagaaaaagATGGAACAGATTATTCAGGAAGTTTACTGCATTCAATTCTTACTCAC GGCCGTCAGCAAATGAACCGTGAAGGCAGTTCTTCAGGAGCAGAAGTGACAGAAGTGGAAGTCAGAATCGACCCTATGTTGTTCCTCTCAGGCCAGGATGACAACAGTGAAGACATGGACGACAGTGAACCACCACAATCCTCCAA GGATCAGGTGAATGGTTCTGGAGATACAAAGGAAGCCAAACCCTACCAGTGCACTGTTTGTCCTAGAGGCTTCAACTCGGAGATTAGTCTGCAGAACCACCTGTGGAGCCATCTGTCGCGCAAGGTCTTGTCAGACACAGACCTTAACTCCAGGCTGAG GAGCCACAAGAAGGGATCAGTGTTCTCGTCAAATGGTGTGCTGCACACTATCCGGGACCTGCCTCTGACTCACCCCTACTTGTGCCCCATCTGTGGCCGCCAGATCTCCACCAAGGGCAATCTCAAGGTGCATCTGGAAACTCATCGACCCAAAGGGAAGTACGACTGCGACATCTGTGGTAGAAT ATTTAAAACTCAGTCGAATCTGTATCGCCACAAGGAGTACCACGGTGGCGTGCAGTTCACGTGTGAGGTGTGTGCTCGTGTATACCCCACCAAGAGTACACTGCGTGCTCACAGCATCACACACAGTGACCTGCGGCCCCACCAGTGTCCTTTGTGCGACAAGACCTTCAAGCGCAACCAGGATCTCAAG TTCCACATCAATCAGCACACAGGTGCCCGGCCGTACAAGTGTCCCTTCTGTCCCAAGGCGTTCGCTAGCTCGGGGAACTGCTTCTCCCACCGCAAGCGAATGCATCCTAGCGAGCTGGAGAAGTACAAAGAGATGACCAATGGTTATGTCCAGTAA